CGCTTGTCGGCGGGCAGCTGCTCGGTCAGCGGCGGCGTGCCGGCGGGCGCGATCCCCGTCGCCGCGACCAGCTTCGTCATCGCCGCCTGATCGGGCATCACCAGTTCCAGCTTGACCTCGTTCGCGCTGTCGAACGCCTTCTTCACCGCCTCGTCGAACCAGGTCAGGCCCGGCTTCAGCACGTGGATCGTGCCGAACAGATAGACGGTCGTGTCCTTGTCCTTCACCACCCACAGTGCGGGATCGGCGTCGTTTGCCGCTCGCGCCGGCTTGGCGGCGGACGGTTGCTGCGCACAGGCGGGCAGCGCAAGGAGCAGGCTGAGCGACGACAGCGCGGCGCCGAGGGATCGGATCATGGGCGAACGGATGTCCCAAAGAGGATGATGCACGCGGATGTCCCAAAGAGGATGATGCACGCAAACCTAATGCTGCGCTGCACGACTTGCTAGACGCGCAACGATCCGCCAAAGCCTGCGCCCGATGGCTGCTCGACCCCTCTCCTTCCAGAAGATGATCCTGACGCTCCACGACTATTGGAGCGATCGGGGCTGCGTGATCCTCCAGCCGTACGACATGGAAATGGGCGCGGGCACGTTCCACCCCGCCACCACGCTGCGCGCGCTGGGGCCGGACACGTGGAACGCCGCCTTCGTCCAGCCGTGCCGCCGCCCGACCGACGGCCGCTATGGCGAAAACCCCAATCGCCTCCAGCATTACTATCAATACCAGGTCATCCTGAAGCCGAGCCCGCCCGACCTCCAGGACCTGTACCTGGGCAGCCTCGCCGCGATCGGCGTCGACATGACGCGCCACGACATCCGCTTCGTCGAGGACGATTGGGAAAGCCCGACGCTCGGCGCCTGGGGCCTCGGCTGGGAAGTGTGGTGCGACGGCATGGAGGTGACGCAATTCACCTACTTCCAGCAGATGGGCGGTTTCGACATGAAGCCCGTCGCGGGCGAACTGACCTACGGCCTCGAACGCCTCGCGATGTACATCCAGGACGTCGACAACGTCTACGACCTCGCCTTCAACGACGCGGGCGTGACCTATGGCGACGTCTTCCTCGAGAACGAACGCCAGATGTCGAAGTGGAACTTCGAGATCGCCGACACCGCGACGCTGTTCGACGCCTTCAAGAAAGCGGCGGCGGAGTGCGAGAACTGCCTCGCCCCCAAGGACGGCTCCGCGCCTCTCCCCATCCCCGCCTACGAACAGGCGATCAAGGCCAGCCACACCTTCAACCTGCTCCAGGCGCGTGGCGTCATCTCGGTGGCGGAACGCCAGGCCTATATCGGCCGCGTCCGCGACCTCGCCAAGGGCGCCTGCAGCGCGTGGATGGAGAAGAACGGGTGGGCGGCGTGATGCTTCCACGCCGATTCGAAGAAGGTGTGTTCACGCGGAGACGCGGAGACGCGGAGAAGAAGGGCGGCGAACGTTCGTTTCGGTCAGATGTTCGCGCGATCCTGCACCTATCCCATGTAGAGCGCCTGCGGCGCGAAGCCCGGGCAGTGCCGCAAGCACGGCCCAATCTCTCTCATCTTCTTCTCCGCGTCTCCGCGTCTCCGCGTGAACACAATTCTTCCTTCTTCTTCGGCGCCGCCCAATGACCGACTTCCTGCTCGAACTCCGCTCCGAAGAAATCCCGGCGCGCATGCAGGACAAGGCGCGCGAGGATCTCGCCCGCCTGTTCGCCGCCGAGCTGGCGAAGGCCGGCCTCGCCGCGACCGAGCTGGTCACCTACGCCACGCCGCGCCGCCTCGCGCTGATCGCGCGCGGGCTGCCGACCGAGACGCAGGCGGTGAGCGAGGAGCTGAAGGGCCCCAAGGCCAATGCCCCCGAACAGGCGCTGGCGGGCTTCCTGCGCAAGACCGGCCTCGCGCGCGAGCACCTGACCGAGCGGGACGGCGTGCTCTACGCGATCACCGAAAAGCCCGGCCGCGCCACCGCGGACGTGCTGGCAGAGGCAATCCCGGGAATCGTCCGCGCCTTCCCCTGGCCCAAGTCGATGCGCTGGGGCGCGGCGTCCGCCTCCACCGAGAGCTTGCGCTGGGTGCGCCCGCTGCACGGCATCGTCGCCTTGCTCGGCACCGAGCTCGTGCCGGTCGAGATCGCAGGGATCGCCAGCGGCGCGACCACCAGCGGCCACCGCTTCCACCATCAGGGCGCGGTGACGATCGGCTCCGCGGCCGATTACGTCGAGACGCTGCGCGCCGCGCACGTCGTCGTCGACCAGGACGAACGCCGCGCGATCATCCGCGACCGCGCCACCGCCCTCGCCGCCGAGGCGGGGCTGGTGCTGGTCGAGGACGAAGGGCTGGTCGGCGAGAATGCCGGCCTCACCGAATGGCCGGTGCCGCTGCTCGGCCGCTTCGACGCCGACTTCCTCAGCGTGCCGCCCGAGGTGATCCAGCTCACCGCGCGCGTGAACCAGAAATATTTCGTCTGCCGCGACGCGGGCGGAGCGCTCGCCAACGCCTTCGTCTGCACCGCCAATATCGAGGCGACCGACGGCGGCGCCAAGATCGTCGAGGGCAACCGCAAGGTCCTCGCCGCCCGCCTCTCAGACGCGCGCTTCTTTTACGACACTGATTTGAAGACGCCGCTCGAAGAGCAGGCGAACAAGCTGTCGAACATCGTCTTCCACGAAAAGCTGGGAACGGTGGCGGACAAGGTCGACCGCGTCGCCAAGCTGGCGCGCTGGCTGGTCGAAGAGGGTATCGTCACGAACAAGCCCCTCCCCTTCAGGGGAGGGGTTGGGGTGGGGAACGCCGCCCGCGACGGGCTCGATGAGACCTCCCCCACCCCCAACCCCTCCCCTGAAGGGGAGGGGCTTATGTCCCTCGCCGCCATGGCCGAACGCGCCGCGCGCCTCGCCAAGGCGGACCTCGTCACCGGCATGGTCGGCGAATTCCCCGAGCTTCAGGGCCTGATGGGCGGCTATTACGCCGCCGCGCAGGGCGAACCCCGCGAAGTCGCCGAAGCCATCCGCGACCATTACAAGCCGGTCGGCCAGGGCGACGACGTCCCCACCGCGCCGGTGACGGTGGCGGTGTCGCTGGCGGACAAGCTGGATACGTTGGTTGCGTTCTTCGCGATCAATCAAACGCCGACCGGTTCACGTGACCCGTTTGCACTCAGGCGTGCCGCGTTGGCCATCAATCGGCTGATAATGTCCAACAATCTTCGGATCTCGCTATCTCGTTTTCTTGCTGAGGCCGAACCAGCAGCATTGCTCACAATACTTGGCAGAGATGGTTCGCCAGCTCAGCGGCACGTCCTGCGCTCTGTGCTGTCACTATTAAATGGCTGGACAGAAGACAGGCTCCCTCATGACGTGATGACCCGATTGACCGGACGAGAAATCGCGCTGATAACAGAGGTGCGTACAGCAAGCCGTCCCCAACTACTCGCCTTCTTCGCCGACCGCCTCAAAGTCCAGCAACGCGAGGCCGGCGTCCGTCACGATCTGATCGACGCGGTGTTCGCGCTCGGCGGCGAGGACGACCTCGTCCGCCTGCTCGCCCGCGTCCGCGCGCTGCAGGCGTTCGTCGCGACCGACGACGGCGCGAACC
This portion of the Sphingomonas sp. FARSPH genome encodes:
- a CDS encoding glycine--tRNA ligase subunit alpha, whose translation is MAARPLSFQKMILTLHDYWSDRGCVILQPYDMEMGAGTFHPATTLRALGPDTWNAAFVQPCRRPTDGRYGENPNRLQHYYQYQVILKPSPPDLQDLYLGSLAAIGVDMTRHDIRFVEDDWESPTLGAWGLGWEVWCDGMEVTQFTYFQQMGGFDMKPVAGELTYGLERLAMYIQDVDNVYDLAFNDAGVTYGDVFLENERQMSKWNFEIADTATLFDAFKKAAAECENCLAPKDGSAPLPIPAYEQAIKASHTFNLLQARGVISVAERQAYIGRVRDLAKGACSAWMEKNGWAA
- the glyS gene encoding glycine--tRNA ligase subunit beta, with the translated sequence MTDFLLELRSEEIPARMQDKAREDLARLFAAELAKAGLAATELVTYATPRRLALIARGLPTETQAVSEELKGPKANAPEQALAGFLRKTGLAREHLTERDGVLYAITEKPGRATADVLAEAIPGIVRAFPWPKSMRWGAASASTESLRWVRPLHGIVALLGTELVPVEIAGIASGATTSGHRFHHQGAVTIGSAADYVETLRAAHVVVDQDERRAIIRDRATALAAEAGLVLVEDEGLVGENAGLTEWPVPLLGRFDADFLSVPPEVIQLTARVNQKYFVCRDAGGALANAFVCTANIEATDGGAKIVEGNRKVLAARLSDARFFYDTDLKTPLEEQANKLSNIVFHEKLGTVADKVDRVAKLARWLVEEGIVTNKPLPFRGGVGVGNAARDGLDETSPTPNPSPEGEGLMSLAAMAERAARLAKADLVTGMVGEFPELQGLMGGYYAAAQGEPREVAEAIRDHYKPVGQGDDVPTAPVTVAVSLADKLDTLVAFFAINQTPTGSRDPFALRRAALAINRLIMSNNLRISLSRFLAEAEPAALLTILGRDGSPAQRHVLRSVLSLLNGWTEDRLPHDVMTRLTGREIALITEVRTASRPQLLAFFADRLKVQQREAGVRHDLIDAVFALGGEDDLVRLLARVRALQAFVATDDGANLLAGYKRAANILKKEGQAPDADGAADGAAKTLSYTPEKAEAYLIAALDSAEPAAAAAVADEDFERAMAALASLRAPIDAFFDAVTVNDADPAKRAARLALLARVRAAVHTVADFSKIEG